The following coding sequences are from one Panicum hallii strain FIL2 chromosome 5, PHallii_v3.1, whole genome shotgun sequence window:
- the LOC112891795 gene encoding probable glycerol-3-phosphate acyltransferase 3 — MASKPFSKSFFAFYRFVRWRLGNPQGQHHHRRSTSRIPTYAEIIEGCPVASQDDLLRNQVLILDIEGGLLRSQSLFPYFILVAIEAGSFLRGLILLCLYPLLSCLTKEVQSRVMVMVCFLGLREEEVTRVARATLPKHFLEDIGKEGLEVVRGFKRVVGFSRMIPRVMVEDFLKEYLGLEMVVGREVKLVRGRYVGLLEVEGERRLQLDELEGTEMVGFGSSSSYFSHNHHQLFTGCKEVYLVTPEQKKQWSTLPRDQYPRPLIFHDGRLTFRPTPQATLAMFMWLPLAVPLTVLRTLIFVNLPYFISFPIGSASGVTTRVINAPISATGNANHGALTPPNPRGHLYVCNHRTLLDPVYISVMLNKKVSAVTYSVSRVSELLSPIQTIRLTRNRDEDRRRMEHWLQKGDLVICPEGTTCREPYLLRFSPLFVELIDEVYPVALTNWSNMFYGTSTGRSKYMDHFYYFMNPHPAYVIEFMDRMPTSVVINGRRCESYEVANMVQGEIGRVLGFEPTKLTRKDKYIILAGNEGVVDTKQYI, encoded by the exons ATGGCGTCCAAACCATTCTCCAAATCCTTCTTCGCCTTCTACCGTTTTGTTCGCTGGAGACTAGGGAATCCACAAGGCCAACACCATCATCGACGAAgcacaagcaggatacctacCTATGCTGAGATCATCGAAGGGTGTCCAGTAGCCTCCCAAGATGATCTGCTTCGAAACCAAGTTCTAATCCTAGATATTGAAGGAGGACTATTAAGGTCTCAGTCTCTTTTCCCTTACTTCATCCTTGTTGCAATAGAGGCAGGTAGTTTCCTTAGAGGTCTCATCTTATTATGCCTTTACCCTCTTCTCTCTTGTTTGACAAAAGAAGTACAATCAAGGGTCATGGTCATGGTGTGCTTCTTGGGGTtaagagaggaggaggtgacAAGGGTCGCTCGGGCAACATTGCCAAAGCATTTTCTAGAGGATATAGGGAAGGAAGGGCTTGAGGTGGTGAGAGGGTTTAAGAGGGTGGTGGGATTCAGTAGGATGATCCCTAGGGTTATGGTGGAGGATTTCCTGAAGGAGTACTTAGGCTTGGAGATGGTGGTGGGAAGGGAGGTGAAGTTGGTGAGAGGGCGTTATGTTGGTCTGTTGGAAGTGGAGGGTGAGAGAAGATTACAGCTGGATGAGCTTGAAGGGACAGAGATGGTAGGGTTTGGAAGCAGCTCCAGCTATTTTAGCCACAATCATCACCAGCTCTTCACTGGTTGCAAG gaGGTTTACTTGGTAACCCCAGAACAGAAGAAACAATGGTCAACCTTGCCAAGAGACCAGTACCCAAGGCCCTTGATCTTCCATGATGGCAGGCTGACTTTCAGGCCTACTCCTCAAGCCACCCTCGCCATGTTCATGTGGCTCCCGCTTGCTGTCCCCCTCACAGTGCTCCGAACACTCATCTTTGTCAACCTTCCGTATTTTATCTCCTTCCCAATTGGGAGTGCGTCCGGAGTCACAACCCGGGTCATCAACGCCCCAATCTCTGCCACTGGTAACGCAAACCATGGAGCACTTACCCCACCCAATCCACGTGGTCACCTGTATGTATGCAACCACCGCACACTCCTTGACCCAGTCTACATCTCAGTGATGCTGAACAAGAAGGTATCAGCAGTGACATATAGTGTCAGTCGTGTCAGTGAGCTCCTGTCACCAATCCAGACCATCCGGCTGACCCGAAACCGCGATGAGGATAGGAGGAGAATGGAGCACTGGCTGCAGAAAGGGGACCTGGTGATTTGCCCTGAGGGTACCACGTGCAGGGAGCCATACCTGCTCCGATTCAGCCCGCTTTTCGTCGAGCTCATCGACGAGGTCTACCCAGTGGCACTAACGAACTGGTCCAATATGTTTTACGGCACGTCTACTGGCAGGTCTAAATACATGGACCACTTCTACTACTTCATGAACCCGCATCCAGCGTATGTCATCGAGTTCATGGACAGGATGCCAACGTCTGTGGTAATCAATGGTAGGAGATGTGAGAGCTATGAGGTGGCAAATATGGTGCAGGGTGAGATTGGTAGGGTTCTTGGGTTTGAACCCACTAAACTAACTCGCAAGGACAAATACATAATTCTAGCAGGAAATGAAGGGGTTGTGGATACAAAGCAGTACATATGA
- the LOC112891765 gene encoding uncharacterized protein LOC112891765: MALAFASHARRLVLAGAGAPARAFHAQPYQAKVGVVEFLNGVGKGVETHAAKLEEAVGGDLQRLLEARTLRLKKLGIPCKHRKLILSFAHKYRLGLWKPRAEPRKVE, translated from the exons ATGGCTCTCGCGTTCGCATCTCACGCGCGCCGCCTCGTCCTCGCCGGCGCTGGAGCTCCGGCGAGAGCGTTCCACGCCCAGCCCTACCAAG CCAAGGTAGGCGTGGTGGAGTTCCTGAACGGCGTGGGGAAGGGGGTGGAGACGCACGCCGCGAAGCTGGAGGAGGCCGTGGGCGGCGACCTCCAGAGGCTCCTCGAGGCCCGCACGCTGCGGCTCAAGAAGCTCGGCATCCCCTGCAAGCAT AGGAAGTTGATCTTGAGTTTTGCTCACAAGTATCGTCTTGGTCTCTGGAAGCCCCGAGCAGAACCAAGGAAAGTTGAATGA
- the LOC112891793 gene encoding putative pentatricopeptide repeat-containing protein At1g56570, with amino-acid sequence MSLKHATTLIKSLCARGVVRHARAVFDEMPDRDVVAWTAMLSGYASSGCHREALDVFRRMLAAGVVPNEFTLSSVLTACRGGGGAALIHAVAVMRGVDHMPYVVNALIDAYASHGDGLVDARRLFEALGGRRTAASWTSMIAGYVRWGQENTGLQLFQNIIQDDVELSPFTCSIAIHACASVGNLCFGQQIHVLSIRKALGVNLAVANSLVDMYCICESILEARRLFDEMPERNLVTWNTIIAGSSRCDPLMAMQLLVDMNLEPNCLTLTSITSACAGLAALRCGQQVHGAVLRRNYGDDLKISNALVDMYSKCGSISNAKKVFNMMNCKDIVSWTSMIGGYGTNGCANEAIELFNSMVHAGVHPDHVVFMGLISACSHAGLVDEGWNLLRSMLFEYDIQPNKEIYGCVTNLLARAGMLREAFNLIDTMPLTPDEPVWGALLDACKMHKNVDLGRLVARKIIEINPDEVRAYVLLANIYAADSKWGECAVTRKLLRGTGSSKEVGMSWIEVTDKVYSFSTADSSSPQVSLADEVLQILAQHMDETGNDFVDNISRAV; translated from the exons ATGTCGCTGAAACACGCGACCACGCTCATCAAATCCCTGTGCGCGCGCGGCGTGGTCCGCCACGCCCGCGccgtgttcgacgaaatgcccgACCGGGACGTCGTGGCGTGGACGGCCATGCTCTCCGGCTACGCCTCCAGCGGCTGCCACCGTGAGGCGCTGGACGTATTCCGGCGCATGCTCGCGGCCGGCGTTGTCCCCAACGAGTTCACTCTGTCCAGCGTCCTGACCGCgtgccgtggcggcggcggcgcagcgttGATCCATGCCGTCGCTGTGATGCGGGGCGTGGACCACATGCCGTACGTAGTGAACGCGCTCATCGACGCGTACGCGTCCCACGGGGACGGCCTCGTGGACGCGAGGAGGCTGTTCGAAGCGCTGGGAGGACGGCGCACGGCTGCGTCGTGGACGTCCATGATAGCCGGTTATGTCCGTTGGGGACAGGAGAATACGGGGCTACAATTGTTCCAAAATATCATTCAG GATGATGTTGAACTGAGTCCATTCACCTGCTCTATTGCAATCCATGCATGTGCTTCAGTAGGAAACTTATGTTTTGGACAGCAAATTCATGTACTCTCCATAAGGAAAGCTCTTGGAGTGAATCTTGCTGTTGCAAATTCTCTGGTCGACATGTACTGCATTTGTGAAAGCATACTGGAAGCTAGGAGGCTTTTTGATGAGATGCCTGAAAGAAACTTGGTCACCTGGAATACCATTATTGCTGGATCTAGCCGATGTGATCCTCTAATGGCCATGCAGCTGCTTGTTGACATGAATCTTGAGCCAAATTGCTTGACTCTAACTAGCATCACATCAGCATGTGCTGGTCTTGCAGCTCTGAGATGTGGTCAGCAGGTCCATGGGGCTGTACTTCGGAGAAACTATGGCGATGACCTAAAGATTTCCAATGCCCTTGTGGACATGTACTCCAAGTGTGGAAGCATTTCTAATGCTAAGAAGGTATTTAACATGATGAATTGCAAGGACATAGTATCATGGACATCAATGATTGGTGGGTATGGGACGAATGGGTGTGCGAATGAGGCCATCGAGCTGTTCAATTCCATGGTCCATGCTGGGGTTCATCCAGACCATGTTGTGTTCATGGGCCTGATCAGTGCTTGCAGCCATGCTGGTTTAGTAGATGAAGGATGGAACCTTTTAAGGTCAATGTTATTTGAGTATGATATTCAACCTAACAAGGAGATTTATGGTTGTGTCACCAATCTTCTTGCTCGTGCAGGGATGCTGAGAGAAGCCTTTAACCTCATTGATACAATGCCACTCACTCCTGATGAACCTGTCTGGGGAGCATTGCTTGATGCTTGCAAGATGCACAAGAATGTAGACCTGGGCAGACTAGTTGCAAGGAAAATAATTGAGATTAATCCTGATGAAGTGAGGGCTTATGTCCTGCTTGCAAACATATACGCTGCAGATAGCAAATGGGGTGAGTGTGCTGTGACAAGGAAGTTATTGAGGGGCACAGGAAGCAGTAAGGAGGTCGGAATGAGTTGGATAGAGGTGACAGATAAGGTGTATAGTTTTAGCACAGCTGACAGTAGTAGTCCTCAAGTTAGTTTGGCAGATGAGGTATTGCAGATCTTAGCTCAACACATGGATGAAACTGGAAATGATTTTGTTGACAATATTTCCAGAGCTGTatga
- the LOC112893960 gene encoding transcription factor JAMYB-like, protein MEMDALWMSPCGGISLPSSAAGVGEDEAAAAAELRRGPWTAEEDALLAGYVAAHGEGRWNELALAAGLRRTGKSCRLRWLNYLRPGVRRGGFTPREQLLILDLHSRWGNRWSKIAAQLPGRTDNEVKNYWRTRVQKHAKQLGCDVGSGRFHDAMRNLWMPRLLERIHADESAAGASHYYSAASPAHAPSSKPAYQNAAAPIISNCARATSPEAASCVTGSPSSWEASPAAQFQTSSPTMAACWSTGQCQNGYSSASSGDMFEESWSELLARANHDDADSAGLPDFGLGETGDNWWSLDDILQQPLY, encoded by the coding sequence ATGGAGATGGACGCGCTGTGGATGTCTCCTTGCGGCGGCATCAGCTTGCCGTCGTCAGCGGCGGGGGTCGGCGAGgacgaggccgcggcggcggcggagctgcggCGGGGGCCGTGGACGGCGGAGGAGGACGCGCTGCTGGCGGGCTACGTGGCCGCGCACGGGGAGGGCCGGTGGAACGAGCTGGCGCTCGCCGCGGGGCTGCGCCGCACCGGCAAGAGCTGCcgcctccggtggctcaactaCCTCCGCCCCGGGGTGCGCCGCGGCGGGTTCACCCCGCGGGAGCAGCTGCTCATCCTCGACCTCCACTCCCGCTGGGGCAACCGCTGGTCCAAGATCGCGGCGCAGCTGCCCGGGCGCACCGACAACGAGGTCAAGAACTACTGGCGGACGCGGGTGCAGAAGCACGCCAAGCAGCTCGGATGCGACGTCGGCAGCGGCCGCTTCCACGACGCCATGAGGAACCTCTGGATGCCGCGGCTGCTCGAGAGGATCCACGCCGACGAGTCAGCCGCCGGTGCTTCTCACTACTACTCCGCCGCCAGCCCAGCGCACGCGCCGTCCTCCAAGCCGGCGTACCAAAACGCGGCCGCACCCATCATCAGCAATTGCGCACGCGCAACTTCACCGGAGGCCGCGTCGTGCGTGACCGGGTCGCCGTCGTCATGGGAGGCGTCACCGGCAGCGCAGTTCCAGACGAGCAGTCCGACCATGGCGGCTTGTTGGTCTACCGGGCAATGCCAAAACGGCTACTCGAGCGCGTCGAGCGGCGACATGTTCGAAGAGAGCTGGTCGGAGCTTCTTGCGCGGGCCAACCACGACGACGCGGATTCCGCCGGCCTGCCGGACTTCGGATTGGGAGAAACCGGAGACAATTGGTGGAGTTTGGACGATATCTTGCAACAACCGCTTTACTGA